One window of Vibrio sinaloensis genomic DNA carries:
- the prpF gene encoding 2-methylaconitate cis-trans isomerase PrpF, translating to MTASQLKIPATYMRGGTSKGVFFNLADLPEPAQQPGEARDQLLMRVIGSPDAYGKQIDGMGGATSSTSKTVIVSKSSQADHDVDYLFGQVSIDKPFVDWSGNCGNLSAAVGPFAIHAGLIDAERLPQNGVVSVRVWQANIRKTIVVHVPIRNGQVQETGDLELDGVTFPAAEIQVDFMQPSDGVMFPTGHLIDQLQVEGVGSFEATMINAGIPTIFIDAESLRYQGTELQEAINNDEQALETFEKIRAYGAMKMGLIDSLDQAQSRQHTPKVAFVAGAKSYLASSGKAVDATEVDLLVRALSMGKLHHAMMGTAAVAIAAAACVPGTLVNRAAGGGERKSVTFGHPSGTLKVGAAASCDEQGWQVEKAVMSRSARILMEGFVRVPSDVFVN from the coding sequence ATGACAGCAAGTCAACTCAAGATTCCTGCCACCTATATGCGTGGTGGCACCAGTAAAGGGGTGTTTTTTAACCTCGCAGATTTACCAGAGCCTGCCCAGCAGCCTGGAGAAGCGCGCGACCAGTTACTGATGCGAGTCATTGGCAGTCCTGATGCCTACGGCAAGCAAATTGACGGCATGGGCGGGGCAACATCGAGTACCAGTAAAACCGTGATTGTCTCGAAAAGCTCGCAAGCAGACCATGATGTCGACTACCTGTTTGGTCAAGTGTCGATAGATAAGCCGTTTGTTGATTGGAGCGGAAACTGCGGCAACTTGTCGGCTGCCGTTGGACCATTTGCGATACATGCAGGCTTAATTGATGCTGAGCGGCTTCCGCAAAATGGCGTGGTTTCGGTTCGTGTTTGGCAAGCCAATATCCGCAAAACGATTGTCGTTCACGTCCCGATTCGTAACGGGCAAGTGCAAGAAACTGGCGACTTAGAACTCGATGGGGTGACGTTTCCCGCCGCCGAGATCCAAGTCGACTTTATGCAGCCCAGTGATGGCGTGATGTTCCCAACTGGCCATCTCATCGACCAGTTGCAGGTAGAGGGTGTGGGCAGTTTTGAAGCCACTATGATTAATGCAGGGATCCCCACCATCTTTATTGATGCTGAATCGCTAAGATACCAAGGCACTGAGCTGCAAGAAGCGATCAACAACGATGAGCAGGCGCTTGAAACGTTCGAGAAAATTCGTGCCTACGGCGCTATGAAAATGGGGCTCATCGATAGTCTAGATCAAGCGCAAAGTCGCCAACATACGCCAAAAGTGGCGTTTGTCGCTGGGGCTAAATCTTATCTCGCTTCAAGTGGTAAAGCGGTTGACGCGACAGAGGTCGATCTGTTGGTCCGAGCCTTGTCGATGGGTAAGCTTCACCACGCGATGATGGGCACTGCTGCGGTGGCAATCGCGGCTGCTGCTTGCGTTCCTGGAACGTTAGTCAATCGAGCTGCGGGTGGCGGCGAGCGAAAATCGGTCACCTTTGGCCATCCATCTGGCACACTAAAAGTGGGCGCCGCAGCAAGCTGTGATGAGCAGGGCTGGCAAGTAGAAAAAGCCGTTATGAGCCGCAGTGCTCGTATCTTAATGGAGGGATTTGTGCGTGTACCCTCTGATGTCTTTGTGAATTAG
- the acnD gene encoding Fe/S-dependent 2-methylisocitrate dehydratase AcnD, with amino-acid sequence MTVNTLYRKSLPGTHLDYFDAREAVNTLSPGAYEKLPYTSRVLAEQLVRRCEPEMLTQSLLQIIERKRDHDFPWYPARVVCHDILGQTALVDLAGLRDAIAEQGGDPAKVNPVVETQLIVDHSLAVEHAGFEPDAFEKNRAIEDRRNEDRFHFIEWCKTAFENVNVIPAGNGIMHQINLEKMSPVIQAKQGIAYPDTCVGTDSHTPHVDALGVIAIGVGGLEAETVMLGRPSMMRLPDIVGVKLTGKRQPGITATDIVLAITEFLRSERVVSAYLEFFGDGAKDLTIGDRATISNMTPEYGATAGMFYIDEQTINYLKLTGRDDEQVALVEQYAKHTGLWADDLAEAEYERVLEFDLSTVTRNMAGPSNPHRRLPTSELAQRGIATHGGAQQQGGLPDGAVIIAAITSCTNTSNPRNVVAAGLLAKKANELGLIRKPWVKSSFAPGSKVAKLYLQESGLLPELEKLGFGIVAYACTTCNGMSGALDPVIQQEIIERDLYTTAVLSGNRNFDGRIHPYAKQAFLASPPLVVAYALAGTIRFDIERDALGTDNNGNPIYLNDLWPSDEEIDAVVGKHVKPEQFNQVYIQMFKLDEGARNSNPLYDWRPKSTYIRRPPYWEGALAGERSLAGMRPLAILGDNITTDHLSPSNAILASSAAGEYLASMDVPEEDFNSYATHRGDHLTAQRATFANPKLFNEMVKENGQVVQGSLARIEPEGKVTRMWEAIETYMNRKQPLIIVAGADYGQGSSRDWAAKGVRLAGVEAIVAEGFERIHRTNLVGMGVLPLQFKSGTTRNTLELDGSELYDVVGDVTPGADLALVVTRASGEKFDVPVTCRLDTEDEVNVYNAGGVLQRFAQDFLAQ; translated from the coding sequence ATGACTGTGAATACCCTATACCGAAAATCGCTTCCGGGAACGCATCTTGACTATTTTGATGCCCGAGAAGCGGTCAATACCTTATCACCAGGCGCGTATGAGAAGCTGCCGTACACCTCACGCGTGCTGGCGGAGCAACTGGTGCGCCGCTGCGAACCAGAGATGCTTACTCAAAGTTTGTTGCAAATCATCGAACGCAAACGAGATCATGATTTTCCTTGGTACCCTGCACGCGTGGTGTGTCATGACATTCTTGGCCAAACCGCTTTGGTTGATCTGGCCGGATTGCGCGATGCGATTGCTGAGCAAGGCGGAGACCCTGCTAAAGTGAACCCTGTGGTCGAAACTCAGTTGATCGTCGATCACTCTCTCGCTGTTGAGCATGCGGGATTTGAGCCCGATGCGTTTGAAAAAAACCGCGCGATTGAAGACCGTCGCAATGAAGACCGTTTTCACTTTATCGAATGGTGTAAAACTGCGTTTGAAAACGTCAATGTGATTCCAGCGGGCAATGGCATCATGCATCAAATCAATCTAGAAAAAATGTCGCCCGTGATCCAAGCCAAGCAGGGCATTGCTTACCCAGACACCTGTGTCGGCACAGATAGCCACACGCCCCATGTGGATGCGCTCGGTGTGATTGCTATTGGTGTAGGCGGTTTGGAAGCTGAGACAGTCATGCTTGGCAGGCCATCGATGATGCGCTTGCCTGATATCGTTGGCGTTAAACTTACTGGTAAGCGCCAGCCGGGGATTACAGCCACAGACATCGTTTTGGCGATCACTGAGTTTCTGCGCAGCGAGCGAGTGGTCTCTGCTTATCTGGAATTTTTTGGCGACGGAGCTAAAGATCTGACCATCGGCGATCGAGCCACTATCTCCAATATGACCCCAGAATACGGGGCGACGGCAGGGATGTTTTATATTGATGAGCAGACCATCAATTACCTCAAGCTTACCGGGCGTGACGATGAACAGGTGGCGCTTGTCGAGCAATATGCCAAGCACACTGGTCTGTGGGCCGACGACTTGGCTGAGGCTGAGTATGAGCGTGTCCTTGAGTTTGACCTTTCCACCGTCACGCGCAATATGGCCGGACCATCCAATCCACATCGCCGCTTACCGACATCTGAGTTAGCGCAGCGCGGCATCGCGACACACGGTGGCGCCCAGCAGCAAGGCGGTTTGCCGGATGGCGCGGTGATCATTGCGGCCATCACCTCTTGTACCAATACCAGTAACCCTCGCAATGTGGTGGCTGCGGGATTGCTAGCCAAGAAGGCGAACGAGTTGGGCTTAATTCGTAAACCTTGGGTGAAGTCCTCGTTCGCACCTGGCTCAAAAGTGGCCAAACTCTATCTACAAGAGTCGGGATTGCTGCCTGAGCTTGAAAAACTCGGCTTTGGTATTGTTGCTTATGCCTGCACCACCTGTAACGGAATGAGCGGCGCGTTAGACCCAGTGATTCAGCAAGAAATCATTGAACGCGACTTGTATACAACCGCAGTGTTATCCGGCAACCGAAACTTTGATGGTCGGATTCATCCATACGCGAAGCAAGCCTTTCTCGCATCACCGCCTTTGGTGGTGGCTTACGCCTTGGCAGGCACGATCCGCTTTGATATTGAGCGCGACGCGCTAGGCACTGACAACAATGGTAATCCTATTTACCTCAATGATTTATGGCCAAGCGACGAAGAAATCGATGCTGTCGTAGGCAAGCACGTGAAACCTGAGCAGTTTAACCAGGTTTATATCCAAATGTTCAAACTGGATGAAGGCGCACGCAATAGCAACCCTCTTTACGATTGGCGACCTAAGAGTACCTATATTCGCCGTCCACCATACTGGGAAGGCGCATTAGCCGGTGAGCGAAGCTTGGCTGGAATGAGGCCGCTGGCAATACTTGGTGACAATATCACCACCGATCACCTCTCTCCCTCAAATGCGATTTTAGCCAGCAGTGCCGCTGGGGAATACTTGGCGTCGATGGATGTGCCAGAGGAGGACTTTAACTCCTATGCCACTCACCGAGGCGATCACTTAACCGCGCAGCGCGCCACATTCGCCAACCCCAAACTGTTCAATGAGATGGTGAAAGAAAATGGTCAAGTGGTGCAAGGCTCTTTGGCCCGCATCGAGCCAGAAGGCAAAGTGACACGGATGTGGGAAGCGATTGAAACCTATATGAATCGTAAACAGCCTTTGATCATCGTCGCAGGTGCAGACTACGGACAAGGGTCATCGCGTGACTGGGCAGCGAAAGGTGTTCGTCTTGCCGGGGTTGAGGCGATTGTTGCCGAGGGATTTGAGCGTATTCATCGCACCAACTTGGTGGGGATGGGGGTATTGCCGTTGCAATTCAAATCCGGCACCACACGCAACACCCTCGAGCTCGATGGAAGCGAACTTTACGATGTGGTGGGCGATGTGACGCCGGGAGCAGATCTTGCTTTAGTGGTGACTCGTGCCAGTGGTGAGAAGTTCGATGTGCCTGTGACTTGTCGTCTGGATACAGAGGACGAAGTTAACGTCTATAACGCAGGCGGTGTTTTGCAGCGCTTTGCACAAGACTTTTTGGCGCAGTAG
- a CDS encoding Cof-type HAD-IIB family hydrolase encodes MYKLIALDMDGTLLTSDKTISDNTKRAIDAARQQGVKVVLASGRPLDGMQAKLDELNIDGDNEFVVYFNGSMVKELGSDKLIHTAIIDGAKAKKVANLAKELGLDCHAFSTEHGLITPKMNPHTDVEANINQIPVTEMAFDQLADDHPIIKAMIVGEPEKLTAGIGQIPDEFHQAFTIVQSAPFFLEFLNLDSNKGVGVGAIAEYLGIRADEVICVGDAENDHHMLQYAGLGVAMDNAMPQTKQIADHITASNNDDGVAKVIEQFILNAS; translated from the coding sequence ATGTATAAACTCATTGCCCTTGATATGGATGGTACGCTGCTCACCAGTGACAAAACCATTAGCGACAACACCAAACGCGCAATAGATGCGGCGAGACAACAAGGGGTGAAAGTGGTGCTTGCCTCAGGCCGCCCTCTCGATGGGATGCAAGCCAAACTAGATGAGCTGAATATTGATGGCGATAACGAGTTCGTTGTCTACTTTAATGGCTCTATGGTTAAAGAGTTAGGCAGCGACAAACTGATCCACACCGCCATTATTGATGGTGCAAAGGCTAAAAAAGTGGCAAATTTGGCTAAGGAACTTGGATTAGACTGTCATGCTTTCAGTACAGAGCATGGATTGATTACTCCCAAGATGAACCCGCACACCGATGTTGAAGCCAACATAAACCAGATTCCAGTAACAGAAATGGCGTTTGACCAATTGGCGGACGATCACCCTATCATCAAGGCAATGATTGTGGGCGAGCCTGAAAAGCTCACCGCTGGCATTGGCCAAATTCCAGACGAGTTCCACCAGGCCTTCACCATAGTGCAAAGTGCACCGTTCTTTCTTGAATTTCTTAACCTAGACAGCAATAAAGGTGTGGGTGTGGGTGCAATTGCCGAATATTTGGGGATTCGCGCCGATGAGGTTATTTGTGTTGGCGATGCAGAAAACGATCATCACATGCTGCAATATGCCGGCCTTGGCGTGGCGATGGATAACGCGATGCCGCAAACCAAGCAGATTGCGGATCACATTACGGCGAGCAATAACGACGATGGCGTCGCCAAGGTCATTGAGCAGTTTATTCTTAACGCTAGCTAA
- the queE gene encoding 7-carboxy-7-deazaguanine synthase QueE produces MYKINEMFETIQGEGVFTGVPAVFVRLQECPVGCAWCDTKQTWEALPEDERSIGDILVKTADSPTWCSVSAQDIVNQYHQQSYRAKHIVITGGEPCIYDLRPLTEAFESIGCQCQIETSGTSPVLATENTWVTVSPKVAMKGKLPVLDSALLRANEIKHPVATEKDIDQLDALIERAKVPATTVIALQPISQKARATQLCIDVCVARNWRLSVQTHKYLSIA; encoded by the coding sequence TTGTACAAGATTAACGAAATGTTTGAGACGATTCAGGGCGAGGGCGTGTTTACCGGCGTTCCTGCTGTGTTTGTGCGTCTGCAAGAATGCCCGGTTGGATGTGCTTGGTGCGATACCAAACAAACCTGGGAGGCATTGCCTGAAGATGAACGTTCCATCGGCGACATCTTAGTCAAAACCGCAGACTCGCCAACGTGGTGCAGCGTGTCGGCTCAGGATATCGTTAATCAATATCACCAGCAGAGTTACCGTGCCAAACACATTGTCATTACTGGCGGTGAACCTTGCATTTATGATTTGCGGCCGTTGACTGAAGCTTTTGAGTCGATTGGTTGTCAGTGTCAAATTGAAACCAGTGGTACGTCACCAGTATTAGCCACAGAAAATACGTGGGTGACAGTGTCACCAAAGGTGGCAATGAAAGGTAAGTTGCCTGTACTTGATAGTGCACTGTTGCGAGCCAACGAAATCAAACACCCTGTTGCGACTGAAAAAGACATTGATCAATTGGATGCATTAATTGAACGTGCCAAAGTGCCTGCAACCACCGTGATCGCTCTTCAGCCTATCAGCCAAAAAGCACGTGCCACTCAGTTATGTATTGATGTGTGTGTGGCGCGCAACTGGCGCTTGTCGGTTCAGACGCACAAATATCTCAGCATTGCTTAA
- a CDS encoding DUF2750 domain-containing protein, which yields MSKLTSDIQANLELFVAETQQNKLVWGMRNEEGWLSCDSTEFENSEVMPFWSSEADAKAHNVEEWADFEVLEIPLDIFVEDWLLTLAEDGVLVGTNWNDQLEGKEMEPSDLAKMYLA from the coding sequence ATGAGCAAATTAACGTCTGATATTCAAGCAAACCTTGAACTCTTCGTTGCAGAGACCCAGCAAAACAAATTGGTTTGGGGTATGCGTAATGAAGAAGGCTGGCTATCGTGTGATTCGACTGAATTTGAAAACAGCGAAGTGATGCCGTTTTGGTCATCCGAAGCAGATGCCAAGGCGCACAACGTTGAAGAGTGGGCTGACTTTGAAGTATTGGAAATTCCGTTAGATATCTTTGTTGAAGATTGGTTGTTAACACTGGCTGAAGATGGCGTACTAGTTGGAACAAACTGGAATGACCAACTTGAAGGCAAAGAGATGGAGCCTTCCGATCTTGCTAAGATGTACCTCGCGTAA
- a CDS encoding OmpA family protein has product MNKTLLSLLITTTLIATPALAEDEYEYIETPTPNQIDDLLDEDRDGVINARDLCPQTPLKAEIDNDGCGTYIKTEEELKLHILFANDSSEIQPAFLAQIREMASFLESYPSTSIELQGYASKVGSADYNLALSERRAKAVEASLLANGVASDRVRIVGFGDTQLEAYGDDEVSHARNRKVVASVVGHKGNVKEEWTIFTKIEK; this is encoded by the coding sequence ATGAACAAGACACTTTTATCACTACTTATCACAACAACCTTGATCGCAACGCCGGCATTGGCAGAAGATGAGTATGAGTACATCGAGACACCGACACCCAATCAAATCGACGATTTACTGGATGAAGATAGAGATGGCGTAATCAATGCTCGTGACCTTTGTCCTCAAACGCCATTAAAAGCAGAAATCGATAACGACGGTTGTGGTACCTATATCAAGACCGAAGAAGAGTTAAAACTGCACATTTTGTTCGCCAATGACTCGTCAGAGATTCAGCCGGCGTTCTTGGCACAAATTCGTGAGATGGCAAGCTTCCTTGAAAGTTACCCATCAACATCGATTGAACTCCAAGGTTATGCAAGTAAAGTCGGTAGCGCTGATTACAATTTAGCACTGTCCGAAAGACGTGCTAAAGCAGTTGAAGCATCACTGCTGGCAAACGGTGTAGCCTCAGACCGAGTACGCATTGTTGGCTTTGGCGACACGCAATTGGAAGCCTACGGTGACGACGAAGTCAGCCATGCGCGCAACCGTAAAGTGGTTGCCAGTGTCGTTGGCCACAAAGGCAATGTTAAAGAAGAGTGGACCATCTTTACTAAGATCGAAAAGTAA
- a CDS encoding GNAT family N-acetyltransferase has protein sequence MPALSIRSATANDLEQLNQMMFELHQEHHQRCPEHFKSAEEIEQEKSIARYLDNPDCLVLVATKGQMVLGFVTGHFCELVSSVSQPVQMGSIDELYVLVSERQNGIASKLIRELEQRFNDYGVKQMFVEVWHFNQQAVQFYHQAGFEHHIHWLRKAITSNEIE, from the coding sequence ATGCCAGCACTATCCATCCGCTCAGCAACAGCCAATGACCTCGAGCAGCTCAATCAGATGATGTTTGAGCTGCACCAAGAGCATCATCAGCGCTGTCCGGAGCATTTCAAAAGCGCAGAAGAGATTGAACAAGAGAAGAGCATTGCTCGCTACCTCGACAACCCAGACTGCTTGGTCTTAGTCGCAACTAAGGGTCAGATGGTTCTTGGTTTCGTTACTGGGCATTTTTGTGAGCTGGTCTCGTCGGTCAGTCAGCCTGTTCAGATGGGCAGTATCGACGAGCTCTATGTTTTGGTCAGTGAACGTCAAAACGGTATTGCATCCAAGCTCATCCGTGAATTAGAACAACGTTTTAACGATTACGGAGTAAAACAGATGTTTGTTGAGGTCTGGCACTTCAATCAGCAGGCTGTGCAGTTTTATCATCAGGCAGGGTTTGAGCACCACATTCATTGGCTGCGAAAAGCAATAACGAGCAACGAGATTGAATAG
- a CDS encoding propionyl-CoA synthetase: protein MSAYEKEYQWATNDPQGFWAAQATKIDWFKAPETILAKDSQGIERWFPDGLLNTSWLALDYHCEQGRGEQTALIYDSPVTGSEQSYTYFELRDQVAKIAGMLAEQGVEKGDRVVIYMPMIPEAAMAMLACARLGAIHSVVFGGFAANELAVRLEDAEPKLVMTASCGIEVNKVIPYKPLVDKAIMDSRWKPERVMVLQRPQCEAELQQPRDLDWASAYERALPHACVPVLATDPLYILYTSGTTGKPKGVVRDNGGHAVAMKYSMTSIYNIPQDGVFWAASDVGWVVGHSYIVYAPLIHGCTTILFEGKPVRTPDPGAFWRVCEQHQVDVLFSAPTAFRAIKKEDPNGEHLQRYDLSKLKTIFMAGERLDPPTLEWVKEKAQKPVIDHWWQTETGWAIAGNPTGIELMPVKAGSATKPIPGYQVEILNELGEPVAANQQGFVALKRPLPPSCLPTVWRNHDRFESGYLSQFPGYYVSGDGGYLDEEGYLFIMGRIDDVINVAGHRLSTGEMEEIVGGHPAIAECAVVGVHDELKGQLPLGFVVLKDGVKVDDAALEGELVGKVRDQIGAVACFKHALVVERLPKTRSGKILRRTIRQIADGEQYTVPSTIDDPTSLEEIEKALNS, encoded by the coding sequence ATGTCTGCATACGAAAAAGAATACCAATGGGCAACCAATGATCCACAAGGCTTTTGGGCCGCTCAAGCAACAAAGATTGATTGGTTCAAAGCACCTGAAACCATTCTCGCAAAAGACAGCCAGGGTATTGAACGTTGGTTTCCCGATGGTTTGCTCAATACCTCTTGGCTCGCTCTCGATTATCACTGCGAACAAGGACGTGGTGAACAAACCGCGCTGATTTACGACTCACCGGTGACCGGCTCTGAACAAAGCTACACCTATTTTGAGTTACGTGACCAAGTCGCTAAAATCGCTGGCATGCTGGCCGAGCAAGGGGTAGAAAAGGGGGATCGTGTGGTTATTTATATGCCGATGATCCCCGAAGCGGCGATGGCGATGCTAGCTTGTGCCCGTTTAGGCGCTATCCACTCAGTGGTGTTTGGCGGTTTTGCAGCCAACGAGCTGGCGGTGCGATTGGAAGATGCGGAGCCTAAGTTAGTGATGACGGCTTCGTGCGGCATTGAAGTCAATAAAGTGATTCCCTACAAGCCTCTGGTAGATAAGGCGATTATGGACAGCCGCTGGAAGCCAGAGCGAGTGATGGTTCTGCAGCGCCCACAATGTGAGGCAGAGTTGCAACAGCCCCGCGACTTAGATTGGGCGAGCGCTTATGAGCGTGCTTTACCTCATGCCTGCGTTCCTGTTTTAGCGACTGATCCGTTGTATATTCTGTACACTTCGGGTACCACTGGTAAACCTAAAGGGGTTGTGCGCGACAATGGTGGCCACGCGGTCGCGATGAAATACTCAATGACCTCAATCTATAACATTCCACAAGATGGCGTATTTTGGGCTGCCTCGGATGTGGGCTGGGTAGTGGGGCACTCCTACATTGTTTATGCGCCGCTCATCCATGGCTGCACCACGATCTTGTTTGAAGGCAAGCCGGTGCGTACTCCAGATCCCGGCGCATTTTGGCGTGTATGCGAACAGCACCAAGTTGATGTGCTCTTCTCGGCACCGACCGCGTTTCGAGCGATCAAAAAGGAAGACCCAAACGGTGAACACTTACAGCGATATGACCTGTCGAAGCTGAAAACGATCTTTATGGCCGGTGAGCGTCTCGATCCTCCCACGCTTGAATGGGTCAAAGAAAAAGCGCAAAAACCTGTCATAGACCACTGGTGGCAAACCGAGACCGGCTGGGCGATTGCAGGCAATCCAACTGGGATTGAGTTAATGCCTGTCAAAGCCGGTTCGGCGACTAAGCCGATACCAGGCTATCAAGTTGAGATACTTAACGAGCTCGGTGAGCCCGTCGCCGCCAACCAGCAAGGCTTTGTGGCGCTGAAACGTCCGCTTCCGCCAAGCTGCTTGCCGACGGTGTGGCGTAACCATGATCGTTTTGAGTCGGGTTACTTGAGTCAATTCCCTGGATACTATGTCTCCGGTGATGGTGGTTACCTTGATGAAGAGGGCTACCTGTTTATCATGGGCCGGATTGATGATGTGATCAACGTCGCGGGTCATCGTCTCTCCACCGGTGAAATGGAAGAAATTGTCGGTGGACACCCAGCGATTGCCGAATGTGCGGTGGTTGGCGTTCACGATGAGCTGAAAGGCCAGTTGCCGCTCGGTTTTGTGGTGCTCAAAGATGGGGTAAAAGTGGATGATGCCGCGTTAGAGGGTGAGCTAGTGGGTAAAGTTCGTGATCAAATTGGCGCTGTAGCTTGCTTCAAGCACGCTTTGGTTGTTGAGCGATTACCTAAGACTCGCTCCGGTAAAATCTTGCGTCGCACCATTCGCCAGATTGCCGACGGTGAGCAATACACGGTTCCGTCCACGATTGATGACCCAACCAGTCTTGAAGAAATTGAAAAAGCGCTCAACTCGTGA
- a CDS encoding bifunctional NUDIX hydrolase/phosphatase PAP2 family protein, producing MKLASQWVRAWLTLVALLMSSLVNAEPSEPVKGAVCVIRSGEQVVMVNEIITKKLSLPGGGVAKGEDPKLAAQREAWEETGLVVSIKQELARIDNAIIYDCVSDSDIVAYQFDNDLGGNELPIWFAPHYGVEVASAMLVDPSNVPAFMYRFPDQLAWLVSIIDTASDQPTLYVDNMVAAAPKWQQFELQWLVELQHGVIRLPEPIRAGVESLFGMGLLLAHPLLGLVLFPILFWRLGAKFSYQVVLAITITSLLTLIAQQGFALPRPQAYLPEIALSSSYGFGLPSLPIALWACVGILLLNAYQRLAPNRWSAAFIGVLLWLMVAQFYAGASFIVDGLSGALLGSLCAWHLLRLQLKPDVDMDSLMLSKSVWLMLLAVSVTTTLFWPIPVFTYWLAVIVTILGVVGWWRQHTTITTNTMLLGVIALLAAYQVMSLLAEGLSSSGIVNLTIETLRYPLLILLFTLLVQKSAKTS from the coding sequence ATGAAATTAGCAAGTCAGTGGGTTAGAGCATGGCTAACGCTGGTCGCTCTGTTGATGTCGAGTCTCGTCAACGCAGAGCCGAGCGAGCCAGTGAAAGGTGCCGTTTGTGTGATTCGCTCAGGCGAACAAGTGGTGATGGTCAACGAGATCATCACCAAAAAACTTTCCCTGCCCGGTGGTGGCGTTGCCAAGGGCGAAGACCCTAAGCTTGCTGCGCAGCGAGAAGCGTGGGAAGAAACAGGTTTGGTGGTCAGTATCAAACAAGAGCTGGCTCGAATAGATAACGCAATCATTTACGATTGTGTCAGCGATTCTGACATCGTGGCGTATCAGTTTGATAACGATTTAGGCGGTAACGAGCTACCAATTTGGTTTGCGCCCCATTATGGCGTGGAGGTGGCTTCGGCGATGTTAGTCGACCCGAGCAACGTGCCTGCGTTTATGTACCGATTCCCGGATCAGTTAGCTTGGCTGGTCAGCATCATCGACACTGCCAGCGATCAACCGACCTTGTATGTCGACAATATGGTGGCCGCAGCACCCAAATGGCAACAATTTGAATTGCAGTGGTTGGTCGAGCTTCAACATGGTGTTATCAGGTTACCGGAACCAATCAGAGCTGGGGTGGAGTCTTTGTTTGGCATGGGTTTATTGCTGGCGCATCCTTTACTTGGCTTGGTGTTGTTTCCGATACTGTTTTGGCGATTAGGAGCGAAGTTTAGTTATCAAGTGGTTCTAGCAATCACTATCACTTCATTGTTAACTCTCATTGCCCAACAGGGATTTGCGCTGCCAAGACCACAGGCCTACCTGCCAGAAATAGCCCTGAGCAGTAGTTATGGATTTGGCCTGCCTAGCTTGCCTATCGCATTGTGGGCGTGTGTCGGAATTTTGCTACTCAACGCCTATCAGCGTTTAGCGCCAAATCGCTGGAGTGCAGCGTTTATCGGCGTTTTGCTATGGTTGATGGTTGCCCAGTTTTATGCGGGTGCTAGCTTTATCGTCGATGGGCTCAGTGGTGCGTTACTGGGTAGCTTGTGCGCTTGGCATTTGCTTCGCTTGCAGCTCAAACCTGATGTGGATATGGACAGCTTGATGCTCTCTAAATCGGTGTGGCTAATGTTATTGGCAGTGAGTGTCACGACAACACTGTTTTGGCCGATCCCCGTCTTTACTTATTGGTTGGCGGTGATTGTGACGATTTTAGGCGTTGTGGGTTGGTGGCGACAGCACACCACTATTACCACCAATACCATGCTACTTGGGGTAATAGCCTTGTTGGCTGCGTATCAAGTAATGTCTCTGCTGGCTGAGGGGCTGTCGAGTAGCGGAATCGTCAATCTAACCATCGAGACGTTACGTTATCCGTTGCTGATATTACTGTTTACCTTGTTGGTACAAAAAAGCGCCAAGACCAGTTAG
- the queC gene encoding 7-cyano-7-deazaguanine synthase QueC, with protein MKTAVVVFSGGQDSTTCLVQALKEYDEVHAITFDYGQRHKLEIEVAQNLAKELGVTAHKVMDVSLLNELAISSLTRDDIPVSHQLQENGLPNSFVPGRNILFLTLAGIYAYQIGAQSIITGVCETDFSGYPDCRDEFVKAMNSALVKGMDRELAIETPLMWLNKAETWALADQYQALDLVREKTLTCYNGVVGDGCGDCPSCDLRRAGLQEYLDNKDAIMAQLVSKQSADKPSK; from the coding sequence ATGAAAACTGCGGTAGTGGTATTTAGTGGCGGCCAAGACTCAACCACTTGCCTGGTACAGGCACTCAAAGAGTATGACGAAGTCCACGCAATCACCTTTGATTATGGCCAACGCCACAAGCTAGAGATTGAGGTGGCGCAAAACTTGGCGAAAGAACTGGGTGTGACAGCGCACAAAGTGATGGACGTTAGCTTACTCAACGAGCTAGCCATCAGCTCACTCACTCGAGACGACATTCCCGTCTCACATCAGTTACAAGAAAATGGATTGCCCAACTCGTTTGTGCCAGGCCGTAACATCTTGTTTCTGACTTTGGCCGGCATTTATGCTTACCAGATTGGCGCACAATCCATCATTACTGGTGTGTGTGAAACCGACTTCTCTGGCTATCCAGATTGTCGTGATGAGTTCGTTAAAGCGATGAACAGTGCCTTAGTGAAAGGGATGGATCGCGAGCTGGCAATCGAAACCCCACTGATGTGGCTAAATAAAGCAGAAACTTGGGCGTTAGCCGACCAGTATCAGGCGCTTGATCTGGTTCGAGAGAAAACCCTGACTTGTTACAACGGTGTCGTCGGGGATGGCTGCGGAGATTGCCCGTCGTGCGATTTACGTCGCGCAGGCTTACAAGAGTATCTTGATAACAAAGACGCGATTATGGCTCAATTGGTCAGCAAACAAAGTGCTGACAAGCCTTCAAAATAG